One genomic region from Rosa rugosa chromosome 1, drRosRugo1.1, whole genome shotgun sequence encodes:
- the LOC133732360 gene encoding uncharacterized protein LOC133732360, which yields MEKMIDACRCTGPRELAAEIARDVGKSPFTDDILNAAKPRRFTTPVFQKYDGTTDPVDHIKGYKQQMSIETTDEKLMCKIFPSSLTGPASTWFQDLKPHSIPDFDTLSRAFISQYFCNRKQKKDMATLFSTKQKPEEKVGNFFERFKAEMHHVNCDPQFAAISFGEGLLLGTPLCESLLRDPPKDMDDIITRVQGEIRIEKAKEAREAQLTAVVTSREVEWNNTKNDIHSDKGGKPKDYPLEEWFTIHPVTIYKRHGHEGIFEKPPPPTGG from the coding sequence atggaaaaaatgATTGATGCCTGCAGGTGCACCGGCCCAAGAGAGTTAGCGGCGGAAATCGCAAGGGACGTCGGTAAATCTCCGTTTACCGACGACATTCTTAATGCGGCAAAACCCCGCCGGTTTACCACACCGGTATTCCAAAAATACGACGGAACGACCGACCCGGTGGACCATATCAAGGGGTACAAACAACAGATGTCCATCGAGACAACCGACGAGAAATTAATGTGCAAGATCTTCCCTTCCAGTCTCACGGGGCCGGCGTCGACATGGTTTCAGGATCTCAAGCCGCATTCTATACCGGATTTCGACACACTGAGCCGCGCTTTCATTTCACAATACTTCTGCAATCGCAAGCAAAAGAAGGACATGGCGACTCTGTTCAGTACCAAGCAGAAGCCGGAGGAAAAGGTAGGgaatttttttgaaaggtttaaAGCTGAAATGCACCATGTTAATTGTGATCCCCAATTCGCCGCGATCTCATTCGGAGAAGGATTGCTTTTGGGGACGCCATTATGCGAAAGTTTGCTGCGTGATCCGCCAAAGGACATGGACGACATCATTACAAGGGTTCAGGGGGAGATCAGAATTGAAAAAGCCAAAGAAGCACGCGAAGCCCAACTCACTGCCGTTGTCACCTCGAGAGAAGTTGAATGGAATAACACAAAGAATGACATTCATAGTGATAAAGGAGGGAAGCCTAAAGATTATCCCCTTGAAGAATGGTTTACGATTCACCCTGTGACCATATACAAAAGACACGGTCATGAAGGAATATTTGAAAAGCCGCCCCCCCCAACCGGAGGCTAA